In one window of Mus pahari chromosome 3, PAHARI_EIJ_v1.1, whole genome shotgun sequence DNA:
- the Gabpb1 gene encoding GA-binding protein subunit beta-1 isoform X5 yields the protein MSLVDLGKKLLEAARAGQDDEVRILMANGAPFTTDWLGTSPLHLAAQYGHYSTTEVLLRAGVSRDARTKVDRTPLHMAASEGHASIVEVLLKHGADVNAKDMLKMTALHWATEHNHQEVVELLIKYGADVHTQSKFCKTAFDISIDNGNEDLAEILQIAMQNQINTNPESPDTVTIHAATPQFIIGPGGVVNLTDETGVSAVQFGNSSTSVLATLAALAEASAPLSNSSETPVVATEEVVTAESVDGAIQQVVSSGGQQVITIVTDGIQLGNLHSIPTSGMGQPIIVTMPDGQQGERSASETAG from the exons ATGTCCCTGGTAGATTTGGGGAAGAAGCTTTTAGAAGCGGCACGAGCCGGTCAAGATGATGAAGTTCGCATTTTGATGGCAAATGGAGCTCCTTTTACTACAGACTGG TTGGGAACTTCTCCACTTCATCTGGCCGCACAGTATGGACATTACTCTACCACAGAGGTTCTTCTCCGAGCCGGTGTAAGTAGAGATGCCAGGACCAAAGTGGACCGGACACCTCTGCACATGGCGGCTTCTGAGGGCCATGCCAGCATAGTAGAAGTTTTGCTTAAg CATGGTGCTGACGTCAATGCAAAGGATATGTTAAAGATGACAGCTCTGCATTGGGCAACAGAACATAATCATCAAGAGGTGGTGGAGCTTTTAATCAAATATGGTGCTGATGTACACACGCAGAGTAAATTTTGTAAAACTGCATTTGATATTTCAATAGACAATGGAAATGAAGATTTAGCAGAGATATTACAG ATTGCCATGCAGAACCAAATCAACACCAACCCGGAGAGTCCTGACACTGTGACAATACACGCTGCCACACCACAGTTCATCATTGGACCCGGAGGGGTGGTGAACCTTACAG aTGAAACAGGAGTATCTGCTGTTCAGTTTGGAAACTCCTCTACGTCAGTATTAGCTACATTAGCTGCCTTAGCGGAAGCATCTGCCCCATTGTCCAATTCTTCAGAAACTCCAG TAGTGGCCACAGAGGAAGTGGTTACCGCAGAATCTGTGGATGGTGCAATTCAGCAAGTAGTTAGCTCAGGGGGTCAGCAAGTCATCACGATAGTTACAGATGGAATCCAGCTGGGGAATTTGCACTCCATCCCAACCAGTGGGATGGGCCAGCCCATCATTGTGACGATGCCCGATGGACAGCAAG